The DNA region TTCACATCCTCGACGACGCCCTTGATGCCTTCTTCGGGGCCGCTCTTGTTGTCATCGCTCATGTGGCTACCTTCCGGTGTGGTGTCAGTGTTGACTTCTCCGGACTCGCAAGCCGGATGCAGAAAGACTTCCCAAGCCGCCGGGGGGCTAAACGGGTGACGCCCGTCTCACCGAACAGCCCTGATCGACAAGACAATTCAGGCGGTGTTTGGGTTATGCACAGGCTGGGGTATCACAGCCGGACCATGAGATGTTCCGCATCGGGCCAGGTAGTGCTACTGCATCATCGGCGCCAAGATCAAGAACGCCGCCGTGTAGATGGCCACACCGGCCAGCAGCAGCGCGGCGAGCACGATGGCCGACACCACCAGAATGCGGCGCAGCGGGCGTCGTCGGGCGTCGGCCGGTTCGCGGTCATCCATGGGGGGCGGTTACCCGAGGCGGGTAGCTGCCTAACTTTGTCCACAGTGCATAGATGCCCGGAGCACCCGTGAATAGCGGGGGAGTTGGCTGGGGTAGTCTCGCTTCGACGTTTCCGGGAGGTCAGATGGCCGAAGTCGCGAGCCAGAGTGTTGATCAGCGTTATAGCGCGCAGTCGGTGGAACTCCGGGTGGCAGCCACGCTGGAGAACCTGGCGGTGCTGCGCACGCTGGTCGCCGCGATCGGCACCTTCGAAGATCTCGACTTCGACGCCGTGGCCGACCTGAGGTTGGCCGTCGACGAGGCGTGCACCCGGCTGATCCGCTCGGCGGTCGCCGATTCGACGCTGCTGCTGGTCGTCGATCCGCAGCCCGAGGCGCTGATGGTGCATGCGTCCACGACGTGCGACAGCTCCGACATCCTCGCCCCGGGCAGCTTCAGCTGGCACGTGCTGAGTTCGCTGACCGACGAGGTGACGACGTTCGCCGATGGCCAGTCGCCCCAGGGTCAGGTATTCGGAATCTCGATGACCACGAGGCGAGCGAGTTCGTTGCAGTGACGCGCTCGTCGTCGAAGGGCTCACGACCGAGCTCTGAGTATGCCGACGTCGCGGACATGTTCCGGACGCTGGCCGACCTCGAGGAGGGCTCGGCCGCCTTCCAGCGGCAGCGTGACCGCATCGTGGAGCGGTGTCTGCCGCTGGCCGACCACATCGCCCGCCGCTTCGACGGGCGCGGTGAGCCGCGCGATGACCTGGTGCAGGTGGCCCGGGTCGGTCTGGTCAACGCTGTCATCCGGTTCGACGTCACCGCCGGTTCGGACTTCGTGTCCTTCGCGGTGCCGACCATCATGGGTGAGGTCCGCCGCCACTTCCGGGACAACAGCTGGTCGGTCAAGGTTCCGCGCCGCCTCAAAGAGTTGCATCTGCGGCTGGGGGCGGCCACCGCTGAGCTGTCGCAGCGACTGGGCCGCGCGCCGACGGCGACCGAGCTGGCCGCCGAGCTGGAAATGGACCGCGACGAGGTGATCGAAGGCCTGGTCGCGGGCAGCTCGTACAACACGCTGTCGATCGACAGCGGCGGCGGTAGCGGAAACGAGGATGCCCCCGCGATCGCCGACACGCTCGGTGATGTCGACATGAGCCTTGATCAGATCGAGAACCGGGAAGCGTTGCGGCCGCTGTTGGAGGCGTTGCCGGAGCGCGAGCGCACCGTGCTGGTGCTGCGGTTCTTCGAGTCGATGACCCAGACCCAGATCGCCGAGCGAGTCGGCATCTCGCAGATGCACGTCTCGCGGCTGCTGGCCAAGTCGCTAACTCGACTCCGGGATCAGCTCCAGTAGCTGCGGCGGGTCGTTGTGCACTGCGGTCAGTGCGGTGGCGACGTCGACGCAGATCGGCAGGGCCGAGTCCGGATCGCAGATGCGCAGCAACCGGTCCACGGCCAGGCTCGGGACCAGTGCCCAGCGGATGTCCTCGGCCGCGCAGCGCACGTTGAGCGTGTGCAGCGCGGAGAATCCGGCGGTGGCGAAGAAGCTGAGCCCGGACAGGTCGACGACCAGCCACTGGGTCTGATCGGCGTCGCGCAGGGCGAAGTCGATGAACTGGTTGCAGTTGGCGGCGTCGAGTTCGCCGCGGGCCGACACCACCGCGGTCGAGGGTTGCGGTCGCTGGGTTTCGAACTCAGCGGCGTGGCAGGTCAGCTGGTCATGGGGTGCTTGGGGGGCAAGTGAGGGCATGGTGACTCCATCAGTCGATGTCTCGTGCTGTGGTTCACGCCAAGGGGGCCCTGTGTCTGAAAGCCGTGCGCGTCCTGCCGCGGCAGGTCCGCGTTCGATGACGTACCGGAAAGGGCTGTGCGATCAACCCGTGCCACTGACCCTACGCGCTTGTGGTGATCTTGGACAATGTTTCTAAGGCGATGTTCACAATTCTCAGGAAAACAATTGACGGTGCTGTCGGCATGAACAGAGTGCAATAGTGAAAAGTTCTGGCGTGCATGGCATTTCGATGGGACTCTTGCTCGCGGCGGGTGCCGGGACCCGGTACGGGATGCCGAAGGTGCTCGCCGAAGACGGTGCGTGGTTGCGCGCCGGGGTCGCCGCACTGCGCGACGGCGGTTGCGCCGACGTCGTCGTCGTGCTGGGGGCCGCGATCATCGACGTGCCCGCGCCGGCCCGCGCCGTCGTCGCCTCGAATTGGGTTGCCGGAGTGAGTGCTTCGGTACGCGCCGGCCTGCTGGCGGCCTCCGGCGAGGCCGGTTTCGCGGTGATCACCACCGTCGACACCCCTGATGTCGGCGCTGCCGCGGTTCGCCGGGTGCTGCAGTCGGCACGCGCCTCGCAGTCCGGGCTGGCGCGCGCGACCTACCGTGGGCGACCCGGGCATCCGGTGGTCATCGCCCGCAGGCACTGGCCGGCGCTGCTCGACGTGCTGGGTGGGGATGCCGGCGCGGGACCGTTCCTGAACGCTCGCGACGATGTCGTCGCGGTGCCGTGTGCGGATCTGGCCACCGGCGCGGACGTCGACGAGCGCTGACGTGTCCACCGATCGGGGGAACGACTTTTCCCCCGGTGCCTCATCCGATCGCCGGACAGACCCGTCGCCGCAGGTGAGCGATAGTTTTCTCAGCGGCGGAACCTGCCGAACAGACAGAGAAAAGGCGACATCATGAACCGAATCAAGTGCCTGGTCGCAGCGCCGCTGGTGTCGGCCGGAATCCTCGTCGGTGTCACCTTGGCGGGGGTCGGCACGGCCGGCGCGGTGACGAACACCGACGGCCACGCCGCCATCACCGTCGTGCCCGACACGCGCACGTACCGATGATGGCTTATTTGGGGCAAGTCTGGCCGGGTTGGGCATACCATTTTCGGTAGAACAGCGCGCCGACCAGCGAACCCCTTCAGCCACCCATATCTGCAGAGGTCACGGACACTCCAGGGTCCGTGGCCTCTGCCTTTTGGTTCACAGCATGGCCGCGGCGAACCGGCGGACGGCTTCGGCGCCGGTCTGGCCGGCGTCCTCGCAGCCGGGCCGGCAGCGCACCGCGACCTCGCCGGTGGCGGGATCGAGGGTGACTTCGGACAGCAACTCCCCGGTGGTGGGCTCACACACCGCCCAGGTGTATCGGGTCTCGGACTGCCAGCCACCGGCGGCCACCTCGACGTGGTCGGGGCGGTGTTCCCCGAGGTCGGCCAGCGCGGGTCGGTCGTCGACCCGGTCGTCGGCGCGAAGCGCGCGCAGATACCAGGCGCCGGCGTTGATCTCGACGGGTTCCACGCCGCTCAGCCTGCCATGACAGGGATCGGCCCCGCTCCGGGGGCAGTGCGCCGCAGCGGGGCCGTTCCACCCCTCGGTGTTGTGGTGCCGTCGCCGTGCCCGGCAAACGACACCGTCAATGGGGCGAATCTATACCGCCGCGGCCCGGTATCGGAAGTGTTTCTGTAAAAAGCAATTCCGCTACATTTGGTCGCGTAAGCGGCGGCGAGGTGGTGCAGCCAGCTAAGTGCCTCCGAAAAGACAAGACCCGTCGCTCAGCAGCTGAGCGACGGGTCTTGTGCCCGTGCGTTATTCGCTCTTGAGTTCGCAGACCACGGTGCCCTGGGTGACCGCGGCGCCGGGCTCGACGGACAGCCCGGTGACCACACCGTCTTTGTGCGCGGTGACCGGATTCTCCATCTTCATCGCCTCGAGCACGACCACCAGATCGCCGGCGGACACCGTCTGGCCTTCCTCGACGGCAACCTTGACCACGGTGCCCTGCATCGGCGCGGTCACCGAGTCCCCGGAGGCGGCCGCTCCGCCGGCGCCGCCGCGTTTGCGTGGCTTGGGCTTCTTGCGGATGGCGCCGGACGGCGAGGCGACACCGTTGCCGAGCGCGAGGTCGCCGGGCAGCGACACCTCCAGGCGACGGCCACCGACCTCGACCACAACGGTCTGACGGGGGATGGTGTCTTCCTCGTCGATCGGGTCACCACCGGTGAACGGCTCGATGGTGTTGTTCCACTCGGTCTCGATCCAGCGGGTGTGCACGTCGAACTTGGTGCCGTCGCCGATGAACGCCGGGTCGGAGACCACCGCGCGGTGGAACGGAATGACGGTGGCCAGACCCTCGACGTGGAACTCGGCCAGCGCGCGGCGCGACCGTTCCAGGGCTTCCTCGCGGGTGGCGCCGGTGACGATCAGTTTGGACAGCATCGAGTCGAACTGGCCGCCGATGACCGATCCGGCCTCCACGCCGGAGTCCAGGCGCACGCCCGGGCCGGTGGGGATGTCGTAGCGGGTGACCGGGCCCGGCGCGGGCAGGAAGCCGCGGCCGGCGTCCTCACCGTTGATACGAAACTCGAAGGAGTGCCCACGCGGGGTGGGGTCCTCGGTGATGTCGAGGGCCTCGCCGTTGGCGATCTTGAACTGCTGGCGCACCAGGTCCAGGCCGGAGGTCTCCTCGGTGACCGGGTGCTCCACCTGCAGGCGGGTGTTGACCTCCAGGAAGCTGATCAGACCGTCCTGGCCGACCAGGTACTCCACGGTGCCGGCGCCGTAGTAGCCGGCTTCCTTGCAGATGCGCTTGGCCGACTCGTGGATCTCCTTGCGCTGCGCGTCGGTCAGGAACGGCGCCGGGGCCTCCTCGACCAGCTTCTGGAAGCGGCGCTGCAGCGAGCAGTCGCGGGTGCCGGCGACGACGACGTTGCCGTGCATGTCGGCGATGACCTGCGCCTCGACGTGGCGCGGCTTGTCGAGGTAGCGCTCGACGAAGCACTCGCCGCGGCCGAACGCCGCGACGGCCTCACGGGTGGCCGAGTCGAACAGTTCGGGGATCTCCTCGATGGTGCGGGCCACCTTCATGCCGCGGCCGCCACCGCCGAAGGCCGCTTTGATCGCGACCGGCACGCCGTACTCCTTGGCGAACTCCACGACCTCGTTGGCGTCCTTGACCGGGTCCGGGGTGCCGGGCACCAGCGGGGCGTCGGCGCGCGCGGCGATGTGGCGCGCGGTGACCTTGTCGCCGAGGTCGCGGATGGACTGCGGGCTGGGCCCGATCCAGATCAGCCCGGCGTCGAGCACGGCCTGGGCGAAGTCGGCATTCTCGCTGAGGAACCCGTAGCCGGGGTGGATCGCGTTGGCTCCGGACTTCTTGGCGGCGTCGAGCAGCTTTTCGAACACCAGGTAGGACTCGGCCGACGTCTGGCCGCCCAGAGCGTAGGCCTCGTCGGCGAGTCGTACGTGGGGCGCGTCGGCGTCGGATTCTGCGTACACCGCCACGCTCTCGAGTCCGGCGTCCTTGGCTGCTCGGATCACCCGGACGGCGATCTCCCCGCGGTTGGCGACGAGCACCTTGGAGATCTTTGAGCTGGCGTGACTGGCCACTGAGCCTCCTGATGGCGTGTTTTCTAAGAGCGTCTTTAAGAATGTATCTCGGGGCAGTTTATGCGCACGAATTGGGAGGTCGGCGAGCCGGTCCCTTACCCGTCAGTAACTCCGTAAGCGTTTGACTCGGTAGCGTCGAGGTAGACCACGACTGACGACCGGAGTAGATATGCCTGACTCACAGTCAAGGCCGAAACTGTTCGAGTTGGCTGCGCTGGTGACCGACATTCAGCAGCGGTCGATGAACACCGAGGCCGGTCTGACCGAACTGGTCGACAGCGCGACACGGATGGTGCCGGGCGCCCAGTACGCCGCCATCACGCTGGTCCGGGAATCCTCGCAGGTGTCCACGCTGGCGGCCACCCATCGCTATCCGGCGATCCTCGACGAGATCCAGCATCGTCATCAGGACGGGCCGTGCCTGTCCGCGGCGTGGGAGCACTTCATCGTGCGGGCAGACGACCTTTCCACCGAGCAGCGCTGGCCGCACTACTGCCGGGAGGCGATCGCGCGCACGCCGGTGCGGTCGGTGATCTCCTTCGAGATATTCGTCAACGAGACGATGCTCGGTGCCCTGAATTTCTACGCCGAGCAGCCGCGAGTGTTCGGTGCGGAGGCTCAGGAGAACGGCATGGTCGTCGCCACCAACATCGCTCTGGCATGGGCGATGCTGCGCAGGGAGGAAGAGTTCCGCAGCGCGCTGGCTTCCCGCGATCTGATCGGGCAAGCCAAGGGCGTCATCATGCAGCGGTTCGGTATCGATGCCGTTCAGGCATTCGAGCTGCTACGACGGTTGTCGCAGGACGCCAACGTCAAGCTGGTCGAGGTGGCGCGACGGTTGCTCACGGCGGATTTCCCGCCGGCAGACGGGTGAGTAGTGCGGGTTTAGCGCAGGCCGCCGCGGATCCCGGTGTGCCAGGTGCCATTGAACGAGTCGGCGCGGGTGCCGGCGACGCGACCGGGGACCGCGATCATCGACTGACGGACGTCGCCGTGGGCGTTGACTTCGAGCAGGTCGGAGCCGCGCACGTCGCCGTGGGTGGAGTTGTTCTTGACCACGCCGATCCCGTTCTGGGCCTGGTTGCTCTGGACGCCCGGGTTGGGCCGGATGACATCGGCGTTGGCGGTGGCGGCGCCGACGGCGGCGAGGGTGCCGAATGCGGCCAGCGCGATCACACTTCCCATACCGAGCTTCTTGCCGATGCGATTCGCGGTGTTCTTGGCCATGATTGGCGCGTCTCCCTCAAACGTTTGCGGTCTACCAGGCTCCGACCCTATCAGTCGGTCCCCGGGTCAGTAGGGTCCTTCGTCACGGGCCAGCGTGAGCGGCAGCGAAAACACCGCTGCTCGCAAGGCTATTCGCAATTATATGAATTTGCGTTACATCAGCCGTCGTTTGATTCGCGCCAACATCGCCGACATGCCGCGCAGCCTTAGCGGGCTGATCAGCTTCGCCAGCCCGAGTTCGGTGTAGAAGTCGTCGGGGACGGCCAGGATGTCCTCGGCGGATTGCCCGTCCAGCCCGGTGGCCAGGATGGCGGCGAATCCACGGGTGGTGGGCGCTTCGGCGGGCGCGCTGAAGTACAGCCGGACGTGGCCGCGGTCGGCGGCGTCGACATGCAGGAACAGCGGAGACTGGCACTCCGGCACCGGTTCCATCGCGGCTTCTTCAAGGGTGGCGGGCAGTTCCGGTAGCTCACCGGCGAATTCGAGCAGCAGGGCGAGCTTGTCCTGGCCGTCGACGTCCTTGAAGTCGGAGACCACCTCGGCCAGCGCGGCCGGCATCGCGGTCATGTCGTGCCCGGTGCCTCACCCGGCTCGTCGCCGACGGCGACCGGAACCCGCACGGCGTTGCCCCATTCGGTCCAGGAGCCGTCGTAGTTGCGCACGCCGGACAGGCCGAGCAGGTGGGTCAGCACGAACCAGGTGTGGCTGGAACGTTCCCCGATGCGGCAGTACACCACCGCGTCGTCCTCAGGCTTGATGAACCCGTAGAGCTCTTCGAGTTCGGTTCTGGGACGGAACTTTCCGTTGTCCAGCGCGGCTTTGGCCCACGGGATGGAAACCGCGGTGGGGATGTGGCCGCCGCGCAGCGCGCCTTCTTCGGGATAGTCGGGCATGTGGGTGCGCTCGCCGGTGTATTCCTGCGGGGAGCGGACGTCGATCAGCGGCTGGCTGCCCAGCACGCCCAGCACATCCTCTTTGAACGCGCGGATGGGGGCGTCGTTGCGTTCCACCACGGGGTAGCCGGTGGACTGCTTGGTCGGCACGTCGAGGGTGGTGTCGCGGCCGTCGGAGATCCACAGGTTGCGGCCGCCGTCGAGCAGGCGCACGTCGGGATGGCCGAACAGGGTGAACACCCACAGCGCGTAGGCGGCCCACCAGTTGCTCTTGTCGCCGTAGATCACCACGGTGTCGTCGCGGGCGATGCCCTTGCGGTTCATCAGGTCGGCGAACTGCTCACCGGTGATGTAGTCGCGCACGCATTCGTCGTTGAGGTCGGTGTGCCAGTCGATCTTGACCGCGCCGGGGATGTGGCCGGTGTCGTAGAGCAGCACATCCTCGTCGGATTCGACGATGGCCAGGCCGGGCCGGCCGAGATTGCCCGACAGCCAGTCGGCGGTGACCAGCCGTTCCGGGTGGGCGTAGGACTGCAGGGCGGGGCTGGGATCAGGCGGTAGCGGCACGTGGTCAGCCTACCGCTGGGGCAGGTAGGTGCCCGCGTGCGTGGGCCGGCAGCAGTCGGTCTCCGCGGACGCGCCGTAGGCGTCGGGTCGCGCGGCGTAGGCGATCAGGCTGACGGTGACGAGCACCAGTGCGGCCACACCGGCGACCTTGGTAGCGCGCTCGACGACGAACAGGCCGTGTTTGAGGTCGCGGCGCACCTCGCGGATGACTCCCGGATGCGCGTAGCGGATCGGGGTGTCGACGAAGTGGTGCAACGCGATGGCCAGACCGAAGGCCAGCGCCAGCACCGCGGCGTCGTAGTACACGCCGGCGCTCATCACCGCGGCCAGCAGCACGATCACCGGCCAGTGCACCAGGTAGAGCGAGTAGGAGATGTCGCCGACGTAGAGGAAGGCGCGGTTGCGCAGCGCAGGCTGAAAGACCGGTTCGCGACCCACCCCGGCGGCGATGATCAGCAGGGTGCCGGCGACGGGCAGCAGCGCCCCGGGTGCGGGGAATGCCGTGACGTCGACCAGCAGCACGGCGCTGGCGGCCAGCACCCCGACGCCCATCCAGGACAGCACCGGCCGGATCCGGTCCGGTATCTGGGACAACGCACCGACCGCGGTGGCCAGCAGCGCGCCGGCGCCCAGTTCCCACAGCCGCGCGAAGGTGCCGAAGTACGCCCAGTGGGGCGAGGTGGCGGTCTGGTAGAACGCCCAGCCCAGCGAAGCGGCGGTCACAGCGCCGACAACGACGGCGGTGGCGACGGCGAATCGTTGGTCGCGCCACTGGCTGCGGACCGCGACCACCGTAATGATCAGGATCACCAGCGGTAGGACGATCAGGAACTGTTCTTCGATCGACAGCGGCCAGAAGTGCAGCAGCGGCGACACCGACTCGGTGGCTGCCGAGGTCGCGACAGCCTGGCCAGCGAAGTGCCAGTTGGCCAGGAACAGGAACGCGAAGGCGGCGTCGAGGCCAACCTGGTCGGCGCGTGCCGGAGGGAACAGATACACCGACGCAGCAAGCGTGATCATCAGCACCAGTGAGGCGGCCGGGATGATGCGCCGCGCCCGATCGGCGTAGAACCGCTTGAGAAATGGCGCGCCTTCGGCTGCGGCGGTGGTCAGCAGAACATGGGCGGCAAAGAAGCCGGCAACGACAAGGAAGACGTCGATGCCGATGAATCCGCCGCGTGGCCAGCCCCAGAGGTGGAAGCCGAAGACCGCCAGCACGGCGACCGCTCGCAAACCTTGAATATCAAGCCGATAGTTTGCTCGTGCTGCCCGGCGTAGCCGCCGCTCCGTCGATTCACGGTATCTTTCCAGCGGTCTAGTCACGATTCAGCCCCCCAGCCGATTTCTTCGCACGCGACAATAGCTTCGCTATTTTCGCAGATTGACGGCGAATGGCAACTCGGCATGCGCTGGATCACCGGATAGCGATCAGCGCGCGTCGCCGGCCGCTGCGGATCGGCCCCTGCCGAAATCGGCAATGGTCTACCCTTGTGGGCACTTTCGGAGGTCGGGTTCACGGAGAGGTTGAGACCATCAGCAAGAAATTGCTTGCATCCATGGTGACGGTGGGCTTGGTTTTTGGCGGGTTCGGTGGAGCTGCCGGCGTCGCCGCACCCGCAGCTGCCCAGAACCCCGCCCCGGTGTGGGTCATGCCCGATGTCCGGGGGATGCTCCTGCAGCGAGCGGTCAATGCGGTGTCGAGCATCGCCGCACCGGAGGAGCTCACCTTCCGCTATGTGGACACCAAGGGCGTGCGCGAGGTCAAGAACCTGACCAACTGGACGGTGTGCGCCACCTCGCCGAGCCGCGGCAGTCGAATCAACCCGGAGACCAAGCGGGTGATCATGGCCGTCAAGCGCGCCGCCGATACCACCTGCTACTGATCCAGCAAACCGCTCGATCGCTTCGCTGGGCCATGCTGAGCCGGTAGTTAGGTCGTACGCGGTCGGGTCCAGCGACGGGGGAGCCGTGTGGGGTGGGTTTGCTGTCCGGCTCGAGTTCGGTCGGGAGTGACGGCGAGATTTGCCCCTCGGGAGGGTCTGGATACCGGTAATCGCCCGGATGTCCTTGGAAATTCTGGGAATTTCGGCGCTTCCGTTTGACACGGAGGCCGTTAGCTGAGAGGCTCTCAGCATCATCACAGGTTGCTGAACCTTCTGGGGGGAATCACAGACATGAATGCCATCGCTACAAAATTCAAGGTGACGGCCGCGGCTCTGGCGCTCGGAGCGGGCGCTGCCCTGACCCCGGCAGTGGCGCATTCGGCTCCCGCGGTGCAGGTTCCGGCGGCTCCGGTGCAGCAGGTGGTCGGCGGTGTGGCAGAAGCCCCCGGTGATTTCATCTACTACTCGCGGGTGGTGTCACTGCAGGTGCTGGCCGCGAACATCCGGTTCACCTCAGCAGTGTTGGAAAGCCGGGCCAACCGCCTGCAGGCCTACGCTGCCGCATACCCCAACACTCTGTTCGGCCAGTGGGCCGCCCAGGCCGCGCAGCGCACCCTCGAGCGGCGCGCCGCCTACGGTGCCCTGACCTTCAGTGCCTGCCGCGGGGACAGCGGCATCCAGGTCGGCCCGTACGGAACGGTGACCTCGGGTCCCTGCTAACAGCTGAGACCCCTCTGAACGACTCGTAATCAAGGTCGGTACGTCCTGACGTACCGGCCTTGATTATTGCTATTTCTCGCCGTTAGCCGCCTGCGGGGCATCCCATATGTCGGCCATCGATAGTCCCGTCGCGGCGAGCATGCTGCGCACCAGCGGCAGGCTGATCCCGATGACGTTGGAGGGATCGCCCTCTATGCGGTCGATGAACCAGCCGCCCAGACCGTCTAGCGTGAATGCGCCGGCCACGCCGACGGGTTCACCGCTGGCGACGTAGGCGCTCAGTTCGTCGTCCGATGGCTGTGCGAAATGCACTGCGGTACTGCGGGTATCGCTGTCGGTGTGGGTGATGACGCCCCCGGAGATGCGCAGCAGCGCGTGCCCGGTGAGCAGATGCCCGGTGGAGCCGGCCATCGAACGCCACTGGTGCGCCGCGGCCTCGGCGGTGCCGGGCTTTCCGCACAGCGTGCCGTCGAGGAACAGCATCGAATCGCAGCCGAGCACCACGCAGTCGGCGGTCAGGTCGGCCGGAAGCTTCGCTGCTACGTCGACGGCCTTGGCGTTGGCCAGTTTGGCCACGACCGCCTCGGGCGCGGTGTCGGGCCACAGCGCGCCGATCACCGCGTCCTCGTCGACGTCGGAGACCACGACGACGGGGTTGATCCCGGCCTGCTGCAGCACCCGCAGTCGACCGGCCGACGCCGAACCCAGAACGATCCGGGTCATCGTGCTCGGTGGTTTTCGCGCACGCGGCTCATCTGCGCATGTGCATGCGCTCCAGCAGGGTGACCCGCTGCCAGCTGGTGTGCGCGTAGCGCAGTTTGTCGATCGGGTGACCCCACGGGTTGAGCTCCTGTGGCCCGGGCTCCTGCGGTCCGGCGCCACCTGCGCAACCGAGCACGGCCACCAACGCGGCGATCTCTTCGACCGACGGGTTGCCCTTGAGCACCTGGAAGTGCGGCTCCGGCGGCGGCGGGTCGTCGATGGTCATGTCCCGCGGATCGGAGACCTCGACGATGTCGGCGTCATGGTTCATCAGCGAAAGTCCTTGTCTGGCAGGCGGGTACAGCCGGATCTAGAGCGGGATGTTGCCGTGCTTCTTCGGCGGGGTTTGGGTGATCTTGCGCTCCAGCAGGCGCAGCGCGGTGCCGATGTAGCCGCGGGTGTGCGAGGGCGGGATCACCGCGTCGACGTAGCCGCGCTCGGCCGCGACGTACGGGTTGACCAGGGTGTCCTCGTAGTCCTGCTGCAGCTGCAGGCGCAGTGCCTCAACATCCTGGCCGTTCTCCGCCGCTTCTTTCAACTGCTTGCGGTAGACGAAGCCCACCGCGCCGGAGGCGCCCATCACCGCGATCTGAGCGGTCGGCCAGGCCACGTTGACGTCACAGCCCATGTCCTTGGAGCCCATGACGCAGTACGCCCCGCCGTAGGCCTTGCGGGTGATGACGGTGACCTTGGCGACGGTGGCTTCACCGTAGGCGTAGAGCAGCTTGGCGCCGCGCCGGATGATGCCGTTGTACTCCTGGTCGGTGCCCGGCAGGAAGCCGGGCACGTCGACGAGCATGACGATCGGGATGTTGAAGCAGTCGCAGGTGCGCACGAAGCGGGCAGCCTTCTCCGAGGCGTTGATGTCCAGGCAGCCGGCGAACTGGGTGGGCTGGTTGGCCACGATGCCGACCGGGCGGCCGTCGATGCGGCCGAAGCCGACGATGATGTTGCCCGCGTAGCCCGCCTGGACTTCGAGGAACTCCTCGTCGTCGAGGATGCGGGTGATGACCTCGTGCATGTCGTAGGGCTGGTTCGGCGAGTCCGGGATCAGCGTGTCGAGCTCGAGGTCGGCGTCGGTCAGGCTCTCCTCGATGGGGCCGGGGTGCGGGGCCGGGTAGCGCGGGGGCTCGGCGTAGTTGTTGGGCGGCAGGTAGCCCAGCAGGTCACGGACGTAGTCCAGCGCGTCCTGCTCGCCGGAGGCGACGTAGTGCACGGTGCCCGACTTGGCCATGTGGGTGTGGGCGCCGCCGAGTTCTTCCATCGTGACGTCTTCGCCGGTAACGGTCTTGATGACGTCGGGGCCGGTGATGAACATCTGGCTGGTCTGGTCGACCATGATGACGAAGTCGGTCAGCGCGGGGGAGTAGACGTGCCCGCCCGCGGCGGCGCCCATGATCAGCGAGATCTGCGGGATGACGCCGGAGGCCTTGATGTTGTTGTGGAAGATGCGGCTGTAGAGGCCCAGGGACACCACGCCCTCCTGGATGCGGGCGCCGGCACCGTCGTTGATGCCGATCAGCGGGCGGCCGGTCTTGATCGCCAGCTCCTGAACCTTGACGATCTTCTCGCCGTAGACCTCGCCGAGGCTGCCGCCGAACACGGTGGCGTCCTGGCTGAAGATGCACACGTCGCGGCCGTCGATGGTGCCGTAGCCGGTGACCACACCGTCGCCGGTCGGGCGGTTCTTCTCCATGCCGAAGTTCTTGCTGCGGTGCTTGGCCAGCGCGTCGAGCTCGAC from Mycobacterium sp. SMC-4 includes:
- a CDS encoding acyltransferase; this encodes MRAVAVLAVFGFHLWGWPRGGFIGIDVFLVVAGFFAAHVLLTTAAAEGAPFLKRFYADRARRIIPAASLVLMITLAASVYLFPPARADQVGLDAAFAFLFLANWHFAGQAVATSAATESVSPLLHFWPLSIEEQFLIVLPLVILIITVVAVRSQWRDQRFAVATAVVVGAVTAASLGWAFYQTATSPHWAYFGTFARLWELGAGALLATAVGALSQIPDRIRPVLSWMGVGVLAASAVLLVDVTAFPAPGALLPVAGTLLIIAAGVGREPVFQPALRNRAFLYVGDISYSLYLVHWPVIVLLAAVMSAGVYYDAAVLALAFGLAIALHHFVDTPIRYAHPGVIREVRRDLKHGLFVVERATKVAGVAALVLVTVSLIAYAARPDAYGASAETDCCRPTHAGTYLPQR
- a CDS encoding nucleoside triphosphate pyrophosphatase, whose product is MTRIVLGSASAGRLRVLQQAGINPVVVVSDVDEDAVIGALWPDTAPEAVVAKLANAKAVDVAAKLPADLTADCVVLGCDSMLFLDGTLCGKPGTAEAAAHQWRSMAGSTGHLLTGHALLRISGGVITHTDSDTRSTAVHFAQPSDDELSAYVASGEPVGVAGAFTLDGLGGWFIDRIEGDPSNVIGISLPLVRSMLAATGLSMADIWDAPQAANGEK
- a CDS encoding acyl-CoA carboxylase subunit epsilon yields the protein MNHDADIVEVSDPRDMTIDDPPPPEPHFQVLKGNPSVEEIAALVAVLGCAGGAGPQEPGPQELNPWGHPIDKLRYAHTSWQRVTLLERMHMRR
- a CDS encoding acyl-CoA carboxylase subunit beta; translated protein: MTSVTESSSTPGAAPEIDIHTTAGKLADLRQRAEEALHPVGEAAVEKVHAKGKLTARERILALLDEDSFVELDALAKHRSKNFGMEKNRPTGDGVVTGYGTIDGRDVCIFSQDATVFGGSLGEVYGEKIVKVQELAIKTGRPLIGINDGAGARIQEGVVSLGLYSRIFHNNIKASGVIPQISLIMGAAAGGHVYSPALTDFVIMVDQTSQMFITGPDVIKTVTGEDVTMEELGGAHTHMAKSGTVHYVASGEQDALDYVRDLLGYLPPNNYAEPPRYPAPHPGPIEESLTDADLELDTLIPDSPNQPYDMHEVITRILDDEEFLEVQAGYAGNIIVGFGRIDGRPVGIVANQPTQFAGCLDINASEKAARFVRTCDCFNIPIVMLVDVPGFLPGTDQEYNGIIRRGAKLLYAYGEATVAKVTVITRKAYGGAYCVMGSKDMGCDVNVAWPTAQIAVMGASGAVGFVYRKQLKEAAENGQDVEALRLQLQQDYEDTLVNPYVAAERGYVDAVIPPSHTRGYIGTALRLLERKITQTPPKKHGNIPL